The Miltoncostaea oceani genome includes a region encoding these proteins:
- a CDS encoding TerC family protein, with protein MAVPWWAWVAVIAFTLALLALDLFVLHREAHEVSLREAAWMSAFYAAIGLGFGALIWVWRGPESGGEYLAGYLIEKSLSIDNIFVFALIFSYFAIPAEYQHRVLFWGVIGAIAFRALFIALGAVLLDNVDWIVYVFGAFLVYTGVKMARGHSVEVHPDRNPVIRLMRRVIPVSDELRGPRFLVRDAGRWVATPLLAALVAVETMDVVFAIDSVPAIFAITDDVFIVFTANVFAILGLRAMYFLLAGTIPRFAYLQTGLALVLVFVGAKMFLTDVGKLPVWISLGVIAAIIGTSVAASLLHARRTPPPAGRTGS; from the coding sequence ATGGCGGTTCCCTGGTGGGCCTGGGTCGCGGTCATCGCGTTCACCCTGGCGCTGCTCGCGCTCGACCTCTTCGTCCTGCACCGCGAGGCCCACGAGGTCTCCCTGCGCGAGGCCGCATGGATGAGCGCGTTCTACGCCGCCATCGGCCTCGGCTTCGGTGCGCTGATCTGGGTGTGGCGCGGCCCGGAGTCCGGTGGCGAGTACCTCGCCGGCTACCTGATCGAGAAGAGCCTCTCGATCGACAACATCTTCGTCTTCGCCCTGATCTTCAGCTACTTCGCGATCCCGGCGGAGTACCAGCACCGGGTGCTCTTCTGGGGCGTCATCGGGGCGATCGCGTTCCGTGCCCTCTTCATCGCGCTCGGCGCGGTGCTGCTCGACAACGTCGACTGGATCGTCTACGTCTTCGGCGCGTTCCTCGTCTACACCGGCGTCAAGATGGCCCGTGGGCACAGCGTCGAGGTCCACCCCGACCGCAACCCGGTGATCCGGCTGATGCGCCGCGTCATCCCCGTCAGCGACGAGCTGCGCGGCCCACGGTTCCTGGTGCGCGACGCGGGCCGGTGGGTGGCGACGCCCCTGCTCGCCGCCCTCGTGGCGGTGGAGACGATGGATGTCGTGTTCGCCATCGACTCGGTGCCGGCGATCTTCGCCATCACGGACGACGTCTTCATCGTCTTCACGGCGAACGTGTTCGCGATCCTCGGGCTGCGGGCCATGTACTTCCTGCTGGCCGGCACCATCCCCCGCTTCGCCTACCTGCAGACCGGCCTGGCGCTGGTCCTGGTGTTCGTCGGCGCCAAGATGTTCCTCACCGACGTCGGGAAGCTGCCGGTCTGGATCTCGCTGGGGGTGATCGCCGCGATCATCGGCACGAGCGTCGCCGCGTCGCTGCTCCACGCCCGGCGCACCCCGCCGCCCGCCGGGCGCACGGGGTCATGA
- a CDS encoding GNAT family N-acetyltransferase, with the protein MGADGGRWRVRRVGDLPVDARRAAEEIYLDAFPPAERVPFADLVARDASGAARVDVVGGDDGEVVGIVASRPLATPGWSHLEYIAVSRARRGGGIGAAIWAVVLGRVGEDGGAVLLEIENPYAAGLDPAERVVRLRRQRFYTRLGARLLRVPAFAVPDASGPGRPPIPMLLMAAPGGRAALPADGARRLVADLYLTAYDRDATDPLVARALASVR; encoded by the coding sequence ATGGGAGCCGACGGCGGGCGGTGGCGGGTACGGCGGGTCGGCGACCTGCCGGTGGACGCGCGGCGGGCCGCGGAGGAGATCTACCTCGACGCCTTCCCGCCGGCGGAGCGGGTCCCCTTCGCCGACCTCGTGGCGCGCGACGCGTCCGGCGCGGCGCGGGTCGACGTGGTCGGTGGCGACGACGGGGAGGTCGTCGGGATCGTCGCGTCGCGCCCCCTCGCCACCCCCGGATGGAGCCACCTGGAGTACATCGCGGTGTCGCGGGCCCGCCGCGGCGGCGGCATCGGCGCGGCGATCTGGGCCGTGGTGCTGGGGCGCGTCGGCGAGGACGGCGGCGCCGTCCTGCTGGAGATCGAGAACCCGTACGCGGCGGGCCTCGACCCGGCGGAGCGGGTCGTCCGGCTGCGGCGGCAGCGGTTCTACACCCGCCTCGGGGCGCGGCTGCTGCGCGTCCCCGCGTTCGCCGTCCCCGACGCGTCCGGCCCGGGACGGCCGCCGATCCCGATGCTGCTGATGGCGGCGCCGGGCGGCCGGGCGGCGCTGCCCGCCGACGGGGCGCGCCGGCTGGTCGCGGACCTCTACCTGACGGCGTACGACCGGGACGCGACGGATCCGCTGGTGGCGAGGGCGCTGGCCTCCGTGCGCTGA
- a CDS encoding MBL fold metallo-hydrolase, with protein sequence MVFRQFVHDDLGCASYLVGDERAGVAAVVDPALEIDEYVRIARYLGVRIDHVLETHTHADHVSGHGRLQEATGAVIHVHRAAGAEYDHEPFDDGWELELGDVRVRALHTPGHRPEHTAFALVDASRGPEPWAVLTGDSLFVGDVARPDLAVEAEDGARDLFRSLTDGLLRMAPETEVWPGHLGGSMCGGPGMSMKISSTIGYERAHNPLLAVDDEDEFVRRSLAALGPQPPNVATVVALNRGPLGAHAVTARPLTSRQVERRRAMGALLVDVRADLPFDEAHVPGAVSVTSIRAGFGTRLGWLADMGDGIVLIGRDDADGRAAARLCAAVGIGDIAGYLAGGMTSWREEGRPVARIPRLPVGELAARVAADPALQLLDVREGSEWRTLRIPGAVHRPYHHLREVPEGIDPAAPVAVVCASGQRAGIAASLLARLGVAGVEHVTGGGVGDWERAGHPVERG encoded by the coding sequence ATGGTCTTCCGGCAGTTCGTCCACGACGACCTGGGTTGTGCCTCGTACCTCGTGGGCGACGAGCGGGCGGGCGTCGCCGCCGTCGTCGACCCGGCCCTCGAGATCGACGAGTACGTGCGGATCGCGCGCTACCTCGGCGTCCGCATCGACCACGTCCTCGAGACCCACACCCACGCCGACCACGTCTCCGGGCACGGGCGGCTGCAGGAGGCGACGGGGGCGGTCATCCACGTGCACCGCGCCGCCGGCGCCGAGTACGACCACGAGCCCTTCGACGACGGCTGGGAGCTGGAGCTCGGCGACGTCCGCGTGCGGGCGCTGCACACCCCCGGCCACCGGCCGGAGCACACCGCGTTCGCCCTCGTCGACGCGTCCCGCGGACCCGAGCCGTGGGCGGTCCTCACCGGGGACTCGCTCTTCGTCGGCGACGTCGCGCGACCCGACCTGGCGGTCGAGGCCGAGGACGGCGCCCGCGACCTGTTCCGCAGCCTCACCGACGGCCTGCTGCGGATGGCCCCCGAGACCGAGGTCTGGCCCGGCCACCTCGGCGGCTCCATGTGCGGCGGCCCCGGGATGAGCATGAAGATCAGCTCCACCATCGGCTACGAGCGGGCGCATAACCCCCTGCTGGCCGTCGACGACGAGGACGAGTTCGTGCGGCGCTCGCTCGCCGCGCTCGGCCCGCAGCCGCCCAACGTGGCGACGGTGGTGGCCCTCAACCGCGGACCCCTCGGCGCCCACGCCGTCACGGCCCGCCCCCTGACGTCCCGGCAGGTGGAGCGCCGCCGCGCGATGGGGGCGCTGCTCGTCGACGTCCGCGCCGACCTCCCGTTCGACGAGGCCCACGTCCCCGGGGCCGTCTCCGTCACGTCCATCCGCGCCGGGTTCGGGACGCGGCTCGGGTGGCTCGCCGACATGGGGGACGGCATCGTGCTCATCGGCCGCGACGACGCCGACGGCCGCGCCGCCGCCCGCCTCTGCGCCGCCGTCGGGATCGGCGACATCGCGGGGTACCTCGCCGGCGGCATGACGAGCTGGCGCGAGGAGGGGCGGCCCGTCGCCCGCATCCCGCGCCTCCCGGTCGGGGAGCTCGCGGCCCGGGTCGCGGCCGACCCCGCCCTGCAGCTCCTCGACGTGCGCGAGGGGTCCGAGTGGCGGACGCTGCGGATCCCCGGGGCCGTCCACCGCCCCTACCACCACCTGCGGGAGGTGCCGGAGGGCATCGACCCCGCGGCGCCCGTCGCGGTGGTCTGCGCGTCGGGGCAGCGCGCCGGCATCGCCGCGAGCCTGCTGGCCCGCCTCGGCGTCGCGGGGGTCGAGCACGTCACCGGCGGCGGCGTCGGCGACTGGGAGCGCGCCGGGCACCCCGTCGAGCGCGGCTGA
- a CDS encoding MMPL family transporter, which translates to MSAAQVGPIGRLGRWSATHGRIVAVVWIVLVVGLGALAPRVETALSGAGWEDSGSESVQVRETVQGAFGGTASSALQVVVASDTLTAADPAFQGTVADVRRILEGDPAVSTVVPPSAAAGTLSADGRTAIVIGGAADDPTGMVRAADDLKGALADAAAPGTTVSLTGASGMWSDFNQANKDAMLTSELISWPVTLAILVLAFGALVAAGLPLLLTILSLAASAGSLVVMAQLFDVSIWAMNFALMFALALGIDYALFIVVRFRAALFGSKLSRVEATAVTMDTAGKAVVFSGVTVLIALSAVMLVPSPAFRSMALGIMLSVVFVLGATLTLLPAVLARLGERIDRFALPWAHQGEHRSARFARWGERLWSKPALYGLPALIVLLVLAAPVLGLRTGMPSIAVVPADDGSRVGYGQVVEGFGPGAPGQLQIVGPAADMAEAQRIAAADPGIAQAAPPAPGADGLALVAAVPAVDPSDPALGDTVDRLRDALPAGVLVGGAAAENHDLEAALARYTPIVIAVVMALGFLLLLFAFQAPVIAAIGVLTSLLSTAAAFGVARLVFQEGWLAGALGFESQGFLDAWGPVFFFAMIFAISMDYTVFLLSSAKEHWDHSGDAREAAIGGIAHSGRVILAAGGVMVAVFFTFALSGPLPPKEMGIILGVAVLLDALLVRLLLMPVAMRLVGPLAWWRPRWIARTLPEVRFGH; encoded by the coding sequence ATGAGCGCCGCGCAGGTCGGCCCCATCGGGCGACTCGGGCGCTGGTCCGCCACCCACGGGCGGATCGTCGCCGTCGTCTGGATCGTGCTCGTCGTCGGCCTCGGCGCGCTCGCGCCGCGGGTCGAGACCGCGCTGTCGGGCGCGGGATGGGAGGACTCCGGCTCCGAGTCCGTCCAGGTGCGCGAGACGGTGCAGGGCGCCTTCGGCGGCACCGCCAGCAGCGCCCTCCAGGTCGTCGTCGCATCCGACACCCTCACCGCCGCCGACCCCGCCTTCCAGGGAACCGTCGCCGACGTCCGGCGCATCCTCGAGGGCGACCCCGCCGTCTCGACGGTGGTCCCCCCGAGCGCCGCCGCCGGCACCCTCAGCGCCGACGGGCGCACCGCCATCGTCATCGGCGGCGCCGCCGACGACCCGACCGGCATGGTGCGCGCCGCCGACGACCTGAAGGGCGCGCTCGCCGACGCCGCCGCGCCCGGCACCACCGTCAGCCTGACTGGCGCCTCCGGGATGTGGTCCGACTTCAACCAGGCCAACAAGGACGCGATGCTGACGTCCGAGCTGATCTCCTGGCCGGTGACGCTGGCGATCCTCGTCCTCGCCTTCGGCGCCCTCGTCGCCGCGGGGCTGCCGCTGCTGCTGACGATCCTCAGCCTCGCCGCCTCCGCGGGGTCGCTCGTGGTGATGGCCCAGCTCTTCGACGTCTCGATCTGGGCGATGAACTTCGCCCTCATGTTCGCGCTCGCCCTCGGCATCGACTACGCGCTGTTCATCGTCGTCCGGTTCCGGGCGGCGCTGTTCGGGTCGAAGCTGTCGCGGGTCGAGGCCACCGCCGTCACCATGGACACCGCCGGCAAGGCCGTCGTGTTCTCCGGCGTCACCGTCCTCATCGCCCTCTCGGCGGTGATGCTCGTCCCGAGCCCGGCGTTCCGCTCGATGGCGCTCGGGATCATGCTCTCCGTCGTCTTCGTCCTCGGCGCGACCCTCACGTTGCTGCCCGCCGTCCTGGCGCGGCTCGGCGAGCGGATCGACCGCTTCGCGCTCCCCTGGGCCCACCAGGGGGAGCACCGGTCCGCCCGGTTCGCCCGCTGGGGCGAGCGCCTCTGGTCGAAGCCCGCCCTCTACGGCCTGCCCGCCCTGATCGTGCTGCTCGTCCTCGCCGCACCCGTGCTCGGCCTGCGGACCGGCATGCCCTCCATCGCGGTGGTCCCGGCCGACGACGGCTCGCGCGTCGGGTACGGCCAGGTCGTCGAGGGCTTCGGCCCCGGGGCGCCCGGCCAGCTGCAGATCGTCGGCCCCGCCGCGGACATGGCCGAGGCGCAGCGGATCGCCGCGGCCGACCCCGGCATCGCCCAGGCCGCCCCTCCCGCGCCGGGCGCCGACGGGCTCGCGCTCGTCGCCGCCGTCCCCGCGGTGGACCCCTCCGACCCGGCGCTCGGCGACACCGTCGACCGCCTCCGTGACGCGCTCCCCGCCGGGGTGCTCGTCGGCGGGGCCGCCGCCGAGAACCACGACCTCGAGGCGGCGCTCGCGCGCTACACGCCGATCGTCATCGCGGTGGTCATGGCGCTCGGCTTCCTGCTCCTGCTGTTCGCGTTCCAGGCGCCCGTGATCGCCGCGATCGGCGTCCTCACGAGCCTGCTGTCGACGGCCGCGGCATTCGGGGTCGCGCGGCTCGTCTTCCAGGAGGGCTGGCTCGCCGGCGCCCTCGGCTTCGAGTCGCAGGGCTTCCTCGACGCGTGGGGCCCGGTGTTCTTCTTCGCGATGATCTTCGCGATCTCGATGGACTACACCGTGTTCCTGCTCTCCTCGGCGAAGGAGCACTGGGACCACTCCGGCGACGCCCGGGAGGCCGCGATCGGGGGGATCGCCCACTCGGGACGGGTGATCCTCGCCGCCGGCGGGGTGATGGTCGCCGTGTTCTTCACGTTCGCGCTCTCGGGGCCCCTGCCCCCGAAGGAGATGGGGATCATCCTCGGCGTCGCCGTCCTCCTCGACGCGCTCCTCGTCCGGCTGCTGCTGATGCCGGTCGCGATGCGGCTCGTCGGCCCGCTCGCGTGGTGGCGGCCCCGGTGGATCGCGCGCACGCTCCCCGAGGTCCGCTTCGGGCACTGA
- a CDS encoding ArsR/SmtB family transcription factor codes for MALVSPIPEPLVELIAERFRVLGEPMRIRILDRLRAGEAGIGELADDLGASQQNVSKHVGVLVRAGIVGREKQGTAVRLRIADDSVFALCELVCGGIGRDLERLQSILESSEVTS; via the coding sequence GTGGCGCTCGTCTCACCCATCCCCGAGCCCCTCGTCGAGCTGATCGCCGAGCGCTTCCGCGTGCTGGGCGAGCCGATGCGGATCCGCATCCTCGACCGCCTGCGCGCCGGCGAGGCCGGCATCGGCGAGCTCGCCGACGACCTCGGCGCCAGCCAGCAGAACGTCTCCAAGCACGTCGGCGTGCTCGTGCGGGCCGGCATCGTCGGGCGCGAGAAGCAGGGGACCGCCGTACGGCTGCGGATCGCCGACGACTCCGTCTTCGCCCTCTGCGAGCTCGTGTGCGGCGGCATCGGCCGCGACCTCGAGCGCCTGCAGTCCATCCTCGAGTCATCGGAGGTGACGTCGTGA
- a CDS encoding ImmA/IrrE family metallo-endopeptidase has product MTTQANSPTGLLGSLRALMPPRALEPHEAAGIAERQALKLLGLLDQHQPAVNVAAIAELPRIEVRVEPKLPISGFSQWSRGRWLIGINEDDAPVRRRFTLAHEFKHVLDHPFIDRAYVDRRGRPSEARAEAICDYFAACLLMPRPWVKQAWVGGIQEQRALAQLFGVSEAAMALRLRQLGITTERRRWTALDRREDRGVGRYFRRGVLTAPSSAVMVGGPVLAGSRS; this is encoded by the coding sequence ATGACCACACAAGCCAACTCACCAACCGGACTCCTCGGCTCGCTTCGAGCCCTGATGCCGCCGCGCGCCCTGGAGCCGCATGAGGCTGCCGGCATTGCCGAGCGCCAAGCCCTGAAGCTGCTGGGGCTGCTCGATCAGCACCAGCCGGCCGTCAACGTGGCGGCCATCGCCGAGCTGCCGCGCATCGAGGTACGGGTCGAACCCAAGCTACCGATCTCCGGCTTCTCTCAGTGGAGCCGCGGCCGCTGGCTGATCGGCATCAACGAGGACGACGCACCGGTGCGGCGGCGCTTCACCCTGGCGCACGAGTTCAAGCACGTGCTCGACCACCCGTTCATTGATCGGGCCTACGTCGATCGCCGCGGGCGACCGTCCGAGGCGCGGGCGGAAGCGATCTGCGACTACTTCGCCGCCTGTCTGCTGATGCCGCGGCCTTGGGTCAAACAGGCCTGGGTTGGCGGGATTCAAGAGCAGCGGGCGCTGGCCCAGCTCTTCGGCGTCTCCGAAGCTGCCATGGCGCTGCGACTGCGCCAACTCGGCATTACGACCGAGCGCCGGCGCTGGACGGCCCTTGATCGACGGGAAGACCGCGGCGTTGGCCGCTACTTCCGCCGTGGGGTGCTGACGGCTCCGTCGAGCGCGGTTATGGTCGGCGGTCCGGTCCTCGCCGGGAGCCGGAGCTAG
- a CDS encoding helix-turn-helix domain-containing protein: protein MAGAGQTKQGNGTDPVRLEDVLRSARETSGLSIRRLAERTGLHHAGLARIELGEQRPTPDTLLALAQALELDEADLFALAGYRLPDRLPSFPAYLRAKYRMPDEAATQLNEYFGFLKTKYGIENKGDLDADSTDVRDQRKNPPISS from the coding sequence ATGGCAGGAGCAGGACAAACGAAGCAGGGGAACGGCACCGATCCGGTGCGGCTGGAGGACGTTCTGCGAAGCGCCCGCGAGACCAGCGGGTTGTCGATCCGTCGCCTGGCCGAGCGCACCGGACTCCACCACGCCGGTCTGGCTCGCATCGAGCTGGGGGAGCAACGTCCCACCCCGGACACCCTGCTGGCGCTGGCTCAGGCCCTCGAGCTCGACGAAGCCGACCTTTTCGCCCTAGCCGGCTACCGGCTTCCAGACCGCCTGCCGTCTTTCCCGGCCTACCTACGGGCCAAGTATCGAATGCCCGACGAGGCGGCCACGCAACTCAACGAGTACTTCGGCTTTCTGAAGACCAAGTACGGGATCGAGAACAAGGGGGATCTCGATGCCGACTCGACCGACGTCCGCGACCAGCGGAAGAACCCCCCGATCAGTTCGTAA
- a CDS encoding replication-relaxation family protein → MLAALRTVLVLSGIQAERLLFDEIAESARARIRRRVLGRLIALGLVETLERRVGGVRAGSGGLIYALSGGGHRLLDLDDPRESPRRRSAYTPGPLFLAHALAISEVYVSLVELGRASDLIRLARFAVEAAARFEPPGSDVVLRPDGLAVLASPDVEDVWWLEIDRGTESQPRLQAMLRRYLAFAESGVPGPGGVVPRVLISVTSEERARAVRGLIRRMPPLASELFVVCQEPEIAAVLAAELLDEVREPP, encoded by the coding sequence GTGCTGGCGGCACTGCGCACGGTGCTGGTCTTGTCCGGCATCCAGGCCGAGCGACTGCTGTTCGACGAGATCGCCGAGTCGGCGCGCGCAAGGATCCGCCGCCGGGTGCTCGGGCGACTGATCGCGCTTGGTCTGGTCGAGACGCTGGAAAGGCGGGTCGGCGGTGTACGGGCCGGCTCCGGCGGATTGATCTACGCCCTCAGTGGGGGCGGCCACCGACTACTCGACCTGGACGATCCCCGGGAGAGTCCGCGTAGACGTTCGGCCTACACACCGGGGCCGCTCTTCCTGGCGCACGCTCTGGCGATCAGCGAGGTCTACGTCTCGCTGGTTGAGCTGGGGCGGGCTTCCGACCTGATCCGGCTAGCCCGGTTCGCCGTCGAAGCTGCGGCGCGCTTCGAGCCACCCGGTTCGGATGTGGTCCTGCGGCCGGATGGCCTGGCCGTGCTGGCGTCCCCCGACGTCGAGGACGTCTGGTGGCTGGAGATTGACCGCGGCACCGAAAGCCAGCCACGCCTTCAGGCGATGCTGCGCCGCTATCTGGCGTTTGCCGAGTCCGGGGTTCCGGGACCGGGCGGCGTCGTTCCGCGGGTGCTCATCAGCGTCACCAGTGAGGAGCGAGCGCGGGCGGTTCGGGGGCTCATTCGCCGCATGCCGCCCTTGGCGTCAGAGCTGTTCGTCGTCTGTCAGGAACCGGAGATCGCGGCGGTCCTGGCCGCCGAGCTGCTCGACGAAGTCCGCGAGCCACCGTAG
- a CDS encoding type IV secretion system DNA-binding domain-containing protein, whose translation MIALLAFVLCAGFITGLVVLARINDAKAWRRELTVYRLRFPRGLKADQVVSWLATLPPPGRGPLGRPPLVLDIIATDGGIEHRLAIPGSNAEALAAQLQAALPGIRLEALKDQAVSITVQAVELRATSRIFPMAVDRADAGATALLASLQPLGAGELVHVQWLVRAAPVPAVPRRSATPRLLAEVQARDGEDLRGLRRKQGEPLLHVVGRIGVNAPSGARRVHLLGRVRAALSVMDAPGMRLTASWLPSGLVVERLRRRMLPLLGWGAVINGREAAGLLGVPLGDLALPGLEVGAARQLPVSPRTLDRGALLGVSDHPGTLGRELRLDTDDRLRHLHLIGPTGAGKSTLMARMVLDDLQAGRGLVVVDPKRDLVEAILDRLPRHRARDVIVLDPVDTARPVGLNVLAREGDREAERELVAENLLGVFQNLWKDSWGPRSDDILRASLLTLCSARAADGSAFTLVELPELLTSTRFRKYVLGQESIPEHVRGFWQWFDGSSAFERSQALAPVLNKVRAFTMRTPVRLLLGQPAGIDLQRVLDDQAVVLVPLSAGELGKPAAELLGSLIVAAVWQTIRTRTAVPPEERRPVFIYLDEFQDVLRLPLDLADLLAQARGLGAGLTLAHQHLGQLPKDVRSAVLATARSQAVFQVSADDAQVLARGFSPVLEAADLMGLDGFHFALRPVWRSQVVRAVTGRSLPLGTVPNGDSDRTISRERFGAPRAEVEAALRARLQGGPAPQVPLGRRKKGGHP comes from the coding sequence GTGATCGCGCTGCTGGCGTTTGTGCTCTGCGCCGGGTTCATCACCGGCTTGGTGGTCCTGGCTCGGATCAATGACGCTAAGGCCTGGCGCCGAGAGCTGACCGTGTACCGGCTGCGGTTTCCGCGCGGGCTGAAGGCCGACCAAGTCGTGTCCTGGCTGGCGACTCTGCCGCCGCCCGGCCGCGGACCGTTGGGCCGGCCGCCGCTGGTGCTCGACATCATCGCGACCGATGGCGGTATCGAGCACCGGCTGGCGATCCCGGGGTCCAACGCCGAGGCGCTGGCCGCGCAACTCCAGGCCGCTCTGCCCGGTATCCGGCTGGAGGCCCTTAAGGATCAGGCCGTGTCGATCACCGTCCAGGCGGTCGAGCTGCGGGCGACTAGTCGAATCTTCCCGATGGCCGTCGATCGGGCTGACGCTGGAGCGACGGCGCTGCTGGCCAGCCTGCAACCGCTGGGAGCTGGCGAGCTGGTTCACGTCCAATGGCTGGTGCGAGCCGCCCCAGTACCGGCGGTGCCTCGCCGGAGTGCCACACCGAGGCTTTTGGCCGAAGTCCAGGCCCGCGACGGCGAAGACCTCCGGGGATTACGCCGTAAGCAGGGCGAACCGCTACTGCACGTCGTTGGGCGGATCGGCGTCAACGCGCCATCCGGTGCTCGACGCGTCCACCTACTCGGGCGAGTCCGGGCGGCACTGTCGGTCATGGATGCCCCCGGCATGCGCCTAACGGCCTCGTGGCTGCCGTCGGGTTTGGTTGTTGAACGGCTCCGGCGGCGGATGCTGCCGCTGCTCGGCTGGGGAGCGGTCATCAACGGGCGGGAGGCCGCCGGGCTGCTCGGTGTGCCTCTCGGCGATCTGGCGCTCCCGGGGCTGGAGGTCGGAGCGGCGCGGCAACTACCGGTCAGTCCCCGAACGCTCGACCGCGGCGCGCTGCTCGGCGTCAGCGACCACCCGGGAACGTTGGGCCGCGAGCTGCGGCTGGATACCGACGACCGGCTGCGTCATCTCCACCTCATCGGACCGACCGGTGCCGGCAAGTCCACGCTGATGGCTCGGATGGTCCTCGACGACCTTCAAGCCGGGCGCGGCCTGGTGGTCGTCGATCCCAAGCGGGACCTGGTGGAGGCGATTCTCGATCGGCTGCCAAGGCACCGGGCTCGCGACGTCATCGTCCTTGATCCGGTGGACACCGCACGACCGGTCGGGTTGAACGTGCTGGCCCGTGAAGGAGACCGCGAAGCCGAGCGCGAGTTGGTGGCTGAGAATCTGCTCGGCGTCTTCCAGAACCTCTGGAAGGACTCCTGGGGACCGCGCTCGGACGACATCCTGCGAGCCTCGCTGCTGACCCTGTGCTCGGCGCGGGCGGCCGACGGGTCGGCCTTCACGCTGGTCGAGTTGCCGGAGCTGCTGACCTCGACGCGCTTTCGGAAGTACGTCCTCGGGCAGGAGTCGATTCCGGAGCACGTCCGCGGTTTTTGGCAGTGGTTCGATGGCTCGAGCGCCTTCGAGCGCTCGCAGGCGCTGGCGCCGGTCCTCAACAAGGTTCGCGCCTTCACCATGCGGACGCCGGTCCGGCTGCTGCTCGGACAACCGGCCGGTATCGACTTGCAGCGGGTGCTCGACGACCAGGCGGTGGTGCTGGTGCCACTCTCGGCCGGCGAGCTGGGTAAGCCGGCGGCCGAGCTGCTCGGCTCGCTGATCGTGGCAGCCGTCTGGCAGACGATCCGCACGCGGACCGCCGTCCCGCCGGAAGAGCGACGGCCGGTCTTCATCTACCTCGACGAGTTCCAGGACGTGCTGCGCCTGCCGCTCGATCTGGCCGATCTGCTGGCTCAAGCCCGGGGCTTGGGCGCCGGGCTGACCTTGGCCCATCAGCACCTCGGGCAGCTACCGAAGGACGTCCGCTCGGCGGTCCTAGCCACGGCGAGGTCGCAGGCGGTCTTCCAGGTGTCGGCGGATGACGCACAAGTGTTGGCCCGGGGATTCAGTCCGGTCCTCGAAGCGGCCGACCTGATGGGGCTCGACGGCTTTCACTTCGCCCTCCGGCCGGTGTGGCGCAGCCAGGTCGTGCGGGCCGTTACCGGACGTAGCCTGCCGCTCGGAACCGTGCCCAACGGCGACAGCGATCGAACGATCAGCCGCGAGCGCTTCGGCGCCCCGCGCGCCGAGGTCGAGGCCGCCCTACGGGCTCGGCTGCAAGGCGGGCCAGCGCCCCAAGTACCGCTCGGACGCCGCAAGAAGGGTGGTCACCCGTGA
- a CDS encoding winged helix-turn-helix domain-containing protein — MKQFELGQDAPEGLAHAADQVFVELQLVTRRLRRVERLIGAVCMEETGPPWSLMQGQCLAALEAVSLAAASVPDAAPEHERQDRALVVRDLRVDRSGHRAWFGEQELELATKEFSLLGALALEPMRVHSKAELLRNVWGYRSAPRTRTVDSHASRLRRKLMEAGATPQEWVVNEWGVGYALLRPGVGPAGGGRQ, encoded by the coding sequence ATGAAGCAGTTTGAGTTGGGGCAGGACGCCCCGGAAGGGTTGGCCCATGCGGCCGACCAGGTATTCGTGGAGCTGCAGCTGGTAACGCGCCGGCTGCGGCGGGTGGAGCGGCTGATCGGCGCGGTCTGCATGGAGGAGACCGGTCCACCGTGGTCGCTCATGCAGGGGCAATGTCTCGCTGCTCTCGAGGCGGTGAGTCTGGCCGCGGCCTCAGTGCCGGACGCCGCGCCGGAGCACGAGCGCCAGGACCGAGCTTTGGTGGTCCGCGATCTGCGGGTGGACAGGTCGGGTCACCGGGCCTGGTTCGGCGAGCAGGAGCTGGAGCTGGCGACCAAGGAGTTCAGCCTGCTGGGCGCCTTGGCGCTCGAACCGATGCGGGTGCACAGCAAGGCGGAGCTGCTCAGGAACGTCTGGGGGTATCGGTCTGCTCCACGGACCCGGACGGTTGACAGCCACGCCTCACGGCTCAGGCGCAAGCTGATGGAGGCCGGCGCCACCCCGCAGGAGTGGGTGGTCAACGAGTGGGGCGTCGGCTACGCCCTGCTACGACCGGGCGTTGGACCGGCTGGAGGCGGGCGTCAATGA
- a CDS encoding ArsR/SmtB family transcription factor has product MTMNETGSASHEEPGVDLDETSGLPPAASLFNSLSDTTRLAIVRYLLLGEHRVVDLTAHLGLAQSTVSAHLACLRDCGLVTSRPQGRASLFRISPDAEPALRSVLTAAEQLLAVTGDAVDLCPTYGSQSRGDAR; this is encoded by the coding sequence ATGACGATGAATGAAACAGGATCGGCCAGCCATGAGGAGCCCGGGGTAGATCTCGACGAGACTTCAGGCCTACCGCCGGCTGCCTCGTTGTTCAATAGCCTCTCGGATACCACTCGGCTGGCTATCGTGCGCTACTTGCTCCTCGGTGAGCACCGCGTCGTTGACCTGACGGCCCACCTCGGCCTGGCTCAGTCTACGGTTTCAGCCCACCTGGCCTGCCTGCGCGACTGCGGCCTAGTGACCTCGCGTCCGCAAGGCCGCGCCTCGCTGTTCAGGATCAGTCCGGACGCCGAGCCAGCCCTGCGCTCGGTGCTGACCGCCGCCGAACAGCTCCTGGCCGTCACCGGCGACGCGGTTGACCTGTGCCCGACGTACGGTTCCCAGAGCCGCGGGGACGCACGGTGA